The Chloroflexia bacterium SDU3-3 genome segment TGGCAGGTGGTGGTGGCCGAGCGCGGCTAGGCCACCGAAAAACCAGGCCCGCGTGCGTTGGATACAGTGCGCCAGGTAGGCATCGACGGGCGCGTGTGGTGCGATGGTTTGCTGCGCTATCTGCTGGCGCTGGCGCAGCCTGTGGGACAGACAAGGGATAGATGATAGCTTTTTTTGATTCTGGTCTTGGCGGCCTGTCGGTCTTTTCCGAGGTGCGCTCGCTGCTTCCGCGCTACGATCTCGCCTATTTTGCCGATAGCGCGTTTTGTCCATATGGTCCGAAGTCGGTCTCATTTGTCCGCGAGCGCTCGCTTACCATTGGCCGCTGGCTGATCGACCAGGGCGCGCAGATGCTGGTGGTGGCCTGCAACACCGCATCCTCGGCGGCGCTTGAGATGCTGCGCGATCAGCTGCCCATACCCGTGGTGGGCATGGAGCCGGGGCTGAAGCCCGCCGTCGAATCGACCCGCAGCGGGCGCGTAGGCATCCTTGCCACCACCGGTACGCTCTCGGGCGGGCGCTTCCACAAGCTGGTCGAGCGCTTCGCGGGCGGGGTCGAGGTGCTGACGCAGCCCTGCGCGGGCTGGGTCGAGCAGGTTGAGGCGGGCGATCTTTCCAGCGATACGACGCGCGGCATGGTTGCCCGCTATGTGGTGCCGCTGGTGGC includes the following:
- the murI gene encoding glutamate racemase; the encoded protein is MIAFFDSGLGGLSVFSEVRSLLPRYDLAYFADSAFCPYGPKSVSFVRERSLTIGRWLIDQGAQMLVVACNTASSAALEMLRDQLPIPVVGMEPGLKPAVESTRSGRVGILATTGTLSGGRFHKLVERFAGGVEVLTQPCAGWVEQVEAGDLSSDTTRGMVARYVVPLVARGADTLVLGCTHYPFLRPLVSDVAGPGVSIIDTGPAVARQVARLVACHEIAPEQGRIYGWTSGDPADVSPVLRRLVREDMPLAHSTI